A window of Juglans regia cultivar Chandler chromosome 7, Walnut 2.0, whole genome shotgun sequence contains these coding sequences:
- the LOC109003433 gene encoding squalene epoxidase 3-like — MVSIDQQVLWTFFGSLFGFFLLYTLCCNANKRKLKNKDFPKECAHRSFTDEECRPMDVSDAEVIIVGAGVAGSALAYALGRDGRRVHVIERDLTEPDRMVGELLQPGGYLKLIELGLEDCVEEIDAQRVHGYALFKDGKNARMSYPLEKFHSNVAGRSFHNGRFIQRMRKKAATLLNVRLQQGTVTSLLEEDGTVRGIQYKTKDGLEHKAYAPLTIVCDGCFSNLRRSLCNPKVEVPSCFIGLVLENCQLPFANHGHVILSNPSPILFYPISSTEVRCLVDVPGQKLPSVANGEMTNYLKTVVAPQVPPELRDDFISAVDKGNIRTMQNRSMPADPHLTPGALLMGDAFNMRHPLTGGGMTVALSDIVILRDLLKPLDNLNDAASLSKYLESFYTLRKPVASTINTLAGALYKVFSASPDPARKEMRQACFDYLSLGGIFSTGPVAVLSGLNPRPLSLVLHFLAVATYGVGRLLLPFPSPKHVWIAARLISCASGIIFPIIKAEGVRQVFLPATIPAYYRAPPIKEDMKRREQLTKIK; from the exons ATGGTGTCGATTGATCAACAAGTACTTTGGACTTTTTTTGGCTCCCTGTTCGGGTTCTTTCTTCTCTACACTCTCTGTTGCAATGCCAACAAAAGAAAGTTGAAGAACAAGGATTTCCCAAAAGAATGCGCCCACAGGAGCTTCACCGACGAAGAATGCCGTCCCATGGACGTCTCTGACGCTGAAGTCATCATCGTCGGCGCCGGTGTTGCCGGCTCTGCCCTCGCTTACGCCCTCGGCAGG GATGGAAGACGGGTTCATGTGATCGAAAGAGACTTGACAGAGCCCGACCGAATGGTTGGCGAACTTCTCCAGCCTGGAGGATACCTGAAATTAATTGAATTGGGCCTTGAAG ACTGCGTTGAAGAAATTGATGCTCAGCGAGTGCATGGATATGCTCTCTTCAAGGATGGAAAAAATGCTAGAATGTCGTATCCTCTGGAGAAATTTCATTCAAACGTGGCTGGAAGAAGCTTCCACAATGGGCGTTTTATacaaagaatgagaaaaaaagcaGCTACTCTTCTGAA CGTGCGATTACAACAAGGTACAGTAACATCCCTCCTTGAAGAAGACGGGACTGTTAGGGGGATTCAGTACAAAACTAAGGATGGTCTAGAACATAAAGCTTATGCTCCTCTTACAATAGTGTGTGATGGTTGCTTCTCAAATCTGCGTCGCTCTCTATGTAACCCTAAG gtGGAGGTGCCCTCTTGTTTTATTGGATTAGTCTTAGAGAACTGTCAACTTCCATTTGCAAATCATGGGCATGTCATTTTGTCGAACCCTTCACCCATCTTGTTTTATCCAATCAGTAGCACCGAGGTTCGTTGTTTGGTTGACGTACCTGGTCAGAAATTGCCTTCTGTTGCCAATGGTGAAATGACCAACTATTTGAAAACAGTGGTGGCTCCACAG GTTCCACCAGAGCTTCGTGATGACTTCATATCTGCAGTGGACAAAGGAAACATCAGAACTATGCAAAATAGAAGCATGCCAGCGGATCCGCATCTTACTCCTGGAGCCCTTTTAATGGGTGATGCTTTCAACATGCGCCATCCTTTAACTGGCGGTGGAATGACTGTGGCACTTTCCGACATTGTCATACTCCGAGATCTCCTTAAGCCACTAGATAACTTGAATGATGCTGCTTCATTGTCCAAATATCTTGAATCCTTTTATACCTTGCGCAAG CCGGTGGCGTCTACTATAAATACTCTGGCTGGTGCCCTCTACAAGGTGTTTTCTGCTTCGCCTGATCCGGCTAGAAAGGAGATGCGCCAAGCATGTTTTGACTATTTAAGCCTTGGAGGCATATTTTCAACAGGACCGGTGGCTGTACTCTCTGGTCTGAACCCTCGTCCATTAAGTTTAGTCCTCCACTTCCTTGCAGTGGCAACATATGGTGTTGGTCGTCTTCTATTGCCATTTCCCTCACCGAAACACGTGTGGATTGCAGCTAGATTGATTTCG TGTGCGTCTGGCATAATATTTCCCATCATCAAAGCAGAAGGAGTGAGGCAGGTGTTCCTTCCAGCAACCATTCCGGCATATTATAGAGCTCCTCCCATCAAAGAAGACATGAAAAGGAGGGAACAATTGACAAAGATCAAGTAG